From the Chitinophaga lutea genome, the window AATGAATTGCCGGTGCCGAAGTAATAACCCTGGCTCGACTGCGTGCCCCAGTACTGGTTGTATCCGAAGCGGGCGGCGCCCCTGTCGTTTCCTGTCAGTCCCGCCGAGGCCCGCAGCTTCAGATAATTGACAGCCCGGCTGTTGGCCAGGAAGTTTTCTTTATGCAGCAACCATCCGGCCGACAAAGCGGGGAAAAAACCATACCGCCTGCCGGGCGCATAGTTTTCCGTGCCGCTGTAAGAGAAGGCCAGTTCCGCAAAATATTTTTCGTTGTAATCGTACATCAGCCGGCCCATCAGGTTCTCCATGGCGAAGGGCGACTGGTTGCCCACCACCGTGTATCTGTCGCGCTGGAACATCACCATGGCGCCGAGGCCATGGGCGTTGAAACGGCGTTTGTAATTGAAGCCGCCGTTGAAGATGATGCGGTTGTTTTCGTAGTTGTTCCCGCTGGACACGGTGAGGTCCGTATCGAGGCCTCGCTGCACGAACACCACTTCCGGCTGGCCGTTGGCGCCGGTGCGGCGTACGGGCTCGTAATAGGCGTAATTCCTTGTTTTATCGTAGCGGCTGTTGAATTCATTGTCGAAGAGCAGTGCGCCGAATATTTCGAGGCCGCTGGTGAGGAAGTCGAGGCGCTGGGTGCCGCGCACGAACGACTGGATATTGCGGTCGTGGCGGCTCTGGTAACCTTTCTCCAGCAGGTACCCTACCGGGTTGTACGGGAAGTTGGCCGTGCCGGTGATCTTGCCGTCCGGCGTGCGCACCGGGTACAGGTTCGGCGCGTAGGTGGCCATGTACCGCCAGTGGTCTTCCGTGCCGATGGGCGGGAACTTGCGATCCTGCATGTTACCGCCCAGCCCTACCTGTACGGTCAGGCTTCGGGTGACGTTGATGTCTACATTCGCGCGGAAGTTGATGCGCCGGAAACTGATGTTGGCGTTGTGCTCCCCGTCCGTATGTGCGTACAGGCCCTGGTTGTTCATAAAACCCAGCATCAGGAAATACTTCGCCGTTTCGCCGCCGCCGTCGAAGGTGAGGGAATAATCCTGCATGGGAGAATTTTTCCGCAGCACTTCATCATACCAGTTCACATCCGGGTATAAATACGGGTCCGCGCCGGTGCGGTACCCTTCCAGGTCCTGGCCGGTGTACAGGGGCTGCTGCCCGTCGTTGCGCAGCGCTTCGTTGTACAGCCGGGCGTAGTCGTACGAGCGGGCGAACTTCGGCAACAACGTCGGCGCCTGCACGCCATACCGCGCGTTGAAAGAAATATTGATCCTGTCGCTGGCGCGGCCGCGTTTAGTGGTCACCATCAGGGCGCCGTTCGCTCCTTTCGCCCCGAACAATGCCAGCGCCGCCGCGTCTTTCAGCACGGTCACGCTTTCGATCTCATCCGGGGAGATATAACTGAGGCTGTTGATCTGGATACCGTCTACCAGCACCAGGAAGCCGTTGTTGAGGGTGGTATGGCGGCCACGGATAAAAATATCCGGGTCGTCGAAGCCCGGCGCCCCGCCGTTGTTCATGATGGCCACGCCGGGCAGCCGGCCGATGAGGGCGTTGGATAAACTGGCGGTATTGGTTTTGCGCAGTTCCGCCCCGCCGACGCTGGCCACCGACGACGCCACCTGGTTGTACGGCTGCGAACCGTAAGCCACCCGCACCGTGGAGTCGCTCTGCGCCGCCGCCGGCCGTGGCGCCGCGCATAACAGCAGGAAAAGCGCGCCGGCGGGTTGAAGATGTTTATATGAAAAAAGTTTCATGATTGTGGTTGTTGAAGAAAACAATAATGCTTTTGTTTGTTTACCAGCCCGGGTTCTGTACGATGTAGCCCAGCTCCACCTCACTTACGCGGAATGGATACAGGTACATCTTGTCGCTCCAGGCGCGGTCTTCAAATTTTTCCAGTTTGTAAGTGGGCGCCGCGCCGCCATACAGTTTGAGGCTGTACATGCCGCCTTTCATCACACCTTCCTGGCCGGCGATCTTCCAGCGGCGCACGTCGAAATAACGGTGCTGTTCGAACGCCAGTTCCACCGCCCTTTCGCGGCGTATCTTCTCCCGCATCTCCGCCTGGCTGGTGTAAGCCACCGGCGGCATGTTCACGCGGGCGCGGATCTCGTTCACCGCCGCCGTGATCTCGGAAGAGGGACCGTTGCTCTCGTTCAGCGCTTCGGCATAGTTGAGGTAAAACTCCGCCAGCCGGAAGGTGATCCAGCGCGGGGCCGGGCTGGAGCCGTTGGACACGCCTTTTACGAACTTGCGCAGGAAACCCACGCCGTTGTAGAGGTTCAGCTGGCGGGCCGACTGCTCGTAGAAATGATACCGGGTGCCCGTGCCGCGCGCCCACTCCGTGCCCGACTGGAACACGGAAGCCTGGAAACGCGGTTCCAGCTCGCCCAGTTTCTGTACGTATTGCGCATAAGGGTATGCCGTGCCCGGTGTTTCGTTCCAGGTCTGTTCGGTACCGTCCGCCTTCTGGTAAAACTTCGCGAAGTTGAAGGTGACGCCGATGTTCACCGGGTCGGTGCCCGTGTACACCACGGTGCCCGGCGTCATGAAACGCACGAAATAGTTGGTGCTGTTGAGGCCCATCAGGCCCGCGTCGAGGATGATCTCGCTCACGTTCGGGTTGATGAAAATTTCTTCGTAGCGGTCTACCGCGTTGTTTTTGCCCATGTACAGCGCGCAGCCGCTGCTTTCGGTGCGGGCCCAGTCGAGCACCGCCTTGCTGGCGTCCGCCGCGCGTTTCCAGCGCTCTACCTTATACCCGTCCGCATACCCCACCATGGCCCTGAGCGCGGGGTTGCCCACGGGCACATAGGTATCGTTCGAGTTAAAGAGCGGGCTGGCGGCGTAGAGGAGCGTTCTGGCCTTCAGCGCCAGGGCGGCGCCTTTGGTGATGCGGCCGCGGAAGCGGCTGTCGTAATTATTGGGCAGGTCCTTCGCCGCATCGTCGCAGCTCTTCACGATGAACTCCACCGTTTCTTCAAAGGTGCTGCGGGGGATGGTCACGTTGGGAATGTCTGCCGCGCCGGACACGCTCAGCACTTTGTCCGCGATGGCCACGCCGCCCAGGCGCTGCATCAGGTCGAAGTGCATGAGGGCGCGGAGGAAAACGGCTTCCGCTTTCATGGCCGCTTTTTCCGTGTCGGTGAAAGGCGAGCGGTCGATGTTTTCGATAAAAATGTTCGCGTTGCGGATGCCTTTGTAACAGAATTCGCTGCGGAACTCGAACCAGTAAATGTCCGTAGGCCCCCAGTTGCCTTTGTTGAAGGCTTCGGCGCCGGTGTAGTTGGCATAGGCGTCCGCCTCGTCGCAGGCCGCCGCCAGGATCGTGTAGGTGGCGCCGTAGTGATAGTAGCCGTTGAAGCCCGCGTCCCAGAAGTACGGGAATTCAAAAATCGAACAGGTGCTGTACACGTTCCATAGAAACTGCTCGGCCTTGTCTTTCGACTCGAATACCTCCTTGATGGTCACCTCGCTGCTCACCGGCTTTTCGAGGTATTTCCGGCAGGCGCCGAACAGCATGATCAGCACCAGCAGGCTGCCCGTAAGTAATACATTCCTTCGCATATCAGATAAGTTCAGCATCATTAAAATTGAAAGTTTACACCGCCGTTGTAGACCCGCATGGACGGGTATACCCTGCCCCAGAGCTCGCGCGCGTCGGGGTCTTTGGCATATTTCATCGACGTCCAGGTAATGAGGTTGTTGCCGCTCAGGTACACCCGCATCGATTGCAGGCCAATCCTGCGCAGGGCGCCGGAGCTGAAGCGGTAGCCGATCTCCGCGTTCTTGAGGCGGATGTACGACGCGTCCTGCACCCAGAAGCTGGAAGGCTGGTAGTTGTGCTGGCGGTCGGGCGACAGCTCCACGCGCGGGAAGGTGATCTTTTCACCGGCGGCATAACGCTCCGGCGTCCAGCGCTCGAGGTGCCATTGCTGGGCGGAGCCCCAGCTGGCGGTGAAAGGATAGGCGGCGGAAGAAGAGAAACTCACCGATACATTCTCCGTTCCCTGGAACAGCACGGAAAAGTCGAACCCTTTGCACGAAGCCCCGGCGGAGATGCTGTAGGCGATTTCAGGCCAGTCGGAGAAACCTACCGGCCCCATGTCGTTGGAGTTGATACGGCCATCACCGTTGAGGTCTTTGTATTTCATATCACCCGGTTTCAGGCCGGTTCCCTCCCATTCCGATTTCGGGCGTTTGGGATCGTCGATCTCGGCCTGTGTATTGTAAAACCCTTCGAAGGTCAGGCCGAAGTACTGGCCCATGCGGCGGCCCGTGCGCTGCATCCATTCGTGCGCCTTGGTGGGCTCGTCCTGGAAAATGATTTTGTTGCGGGCGAAGGAATACGAGCCTTTCGCCCAGTAGGTCAGGGCGCCGGCGCGGTCGTTCCAGCCCAGCTCCACTTCATAGCCGCGGTTTTCCACCTTGCCGATGTTGGCCGGCGGCAGGGGCACCGCCACCAGCTCCGGCACCGTGCTCAGTACCCAGAGGATGTTGTCGCGCTTTTCCTGGAAATAGTCGCCGGTAAAAGAAAGCCGGTCGCGCAGCAGTTTGATCTCCGCGCCGATGTTCATCTTCCGCGCCCGTTCCCAGGTTACATCGGGGTTACCCAGTTTGCCTTCGCGGTACATGTTGAAGCGCGACATATTCGTGCCCGCCTCGCCGAACACCACGGCCTGGTATCCGCCGTTGTTGAGCGCGTAGGGCCCGTTGAGGTAGAGATAACGGTCGCCGCCGATCTTATCGTTGCCCACTTCGCCGTAAGAGCCGCGTATCTTCAGGAAAGTCAATACATCATTTTTGGGCAGGAACGCTTCTTCCGTCACCACCCAGCCCAGCGACACCGCCGGGAAAAAGCCGAAGCGGCTGTTTTCCGGGAAGTTCTCCGAACCGTTGTAGCCCATGTTGAACTCGGCGAGGTAGCGGTTTTTGTAATCGTACGTCACGCGCGACACCAGGCCCAGGTACGTCGTCGGCAAGCCGAACTGCATCGACGGGTAATGCCCCCGCTGGAAGTTGCCCAGCACGAGGCCCGTTACCGTATGCCTGCCGAAGGTGCGTTTGTAATCGATCGCCGCTTCGGTGTAGAGCTTGCGCCATTTGTTGGACTCCGCCACACCTTCGCTGAGGTTGTAATACGGCCCGCCGTCGGTGCTGCGGTACATGGTGTATTTGGCGGGATCCACCGGGTCGCGGGTGATGGTGTAAGCCGGGAAGTACTTGCGGCGTACGGCGTTCTTGAGGTAGTAGCTGTCGTACGAGCCCATCGCCCTGACGGACAGCCCCGGTGTGATGCGGTGCAGGTCGTAGCTGATGGCGAGATTGGTGTTGAGCGTGCTGGAATAGTCTTCCGTGATGAACGCGCCGCCCGTGCTGGTGGGGCCGGCCTGTCCCCATGGGTTGAAGTTCGGCACGCCGGCCGGCAGGCCGTTGATCTTTTCGATGTATTTGCCGTCCACAAATCCCGGGCTGGTCATGGGCGGCTGGGTGGCCGCCTTGTCGAACGCACCCCAGGCGCCGCCGTTGGGAATGGTGTTATTGGTGATCTGGTTGCCCAGTTTCACCGCGATGTTCAGTTCCTTCACCGGATTAAAATCGAAGTTCATCCGGATGTTGTATTTGTCGTACGTGTGTTTGTAGGGAAAGCCGAAATCCTGTTCCGGCTGGTGGTAACCACCGCTCTGGTTAAAATACCCCAGCGAGGTGAAGTAGCGCAGCTTCTCCGTGCCGCCGGATATATTGGCGTTGTAGGATTGCTGGAAAGAGAACGGTTTCACCAGTTCCCTGATCCAGTTTTTGCTGGGATGGAAGACCGGGTCTTCGCCTGTTCTGTAAAGCCGGATATCTTCGTCCGTAAAGCTGGGCGCGAGGCCCATGTTGCGCTGCGCTTCGTTGCGGAGCAGCGCGTAATCGTACGAGGTGAGCAGTTCCGGCAGCACCGTGGGCTGAATGGCCGCCAGGTTACTGGTGACGTTGATCTGCGGTTTCCCCACTTTACCCTGGCGGGTGGTAATGAGGATCACGCCGTTGGCGCCGCGCACGCCGAATACCGCGGTAGCGGAGGCATCTTTGAGGATGTTGATGGTTTCGATTTCGTTGGGGTCGAGGTTGTTGTAGGTTTCGCGTTCCACTCCGTCGATCATGATGAGGGGCCCCCTGCCGCTGGCGTTGAGGGTGGCCATGCCGCGGATGAGAATGGTCGCTTTGTCGCTCCCGAACTCCCCTGAGTTCTGCACCGCCGTGATGCCCGAAGCGAGGCCCACCAGCGCGTTGCTGATGCCCGCCACCGGGGCTTTAACGAGGTCTTTTCCTGTTACCGATGCAATGGCGCCCGTGGTGGTCACCTTCTTCTGTACCCCGTAGCCTACCACCACTACTTCCCCCAGCTGGCTGTCCGTAGCTGAAAGGGTTTCGTTGATGACGGCCCTGCCGCCGACGGGCACTTCCCTGACCCGGTAGCCCACGAAAGTAAAAATCAGGATATCCGTTCCGGCCGCGTTCAGTGAAAATTCACCGTTCGCGTTGGTGACGGTGCCGGTGCTGGTATTTTTGATTTTCACACTCACGCCCGGTAAAGGCTGGTTTCCGTCGGTGACCCTGCCTTTGACGGCGATCGTCTGGGACATTGCATGTTCGAAAAACAGGAGGGAGAATACCCATGTAAAAATGAGTATAATGTTTTTCATATACTTCTACGTTTAGCGTTTGGAATTATTTTGATTGATATTGGTGTGCGCTGAAAAGCCGCAGGGATCTAATGTATCATAACGTTGTTTTTTTGATGCGGAATAATGATATCAAATGAAACTCCGGCAGAAGCCGCATCGCCCGTTGGAAACAGGCCGCGCGATCATCCGTTGTTACAGGCGTCGGGAGGCTATTAAGTCATACATTACCGTGGAAAAAAAGTCAGCGAAATCAGTACTCAAAAGTCAGAAAAACCGGAGTGTCCGTTTCGTTCCAATCAACAGTTCAAACCTACTTTCATACGCGAGAATATCAAATAGCGGATTCCACGAAAAAGATGGATTATCTTACGCCGGGCGAATATGCCCCGATCGTTTAGCAAAATTTTAGCAAGGGCCTTATTGATTCATAATTAATCCATTATGATTAGGCGGGAATTGACACATGATGTTGTGATGGATGGTAAACCGTCGGCAAACGCACGCCCCGCCGCGATGTTAATTCTTTGCGCCGCTGCGGTGAAAAACGAACAAATAAGTATGCCTCCTTGTTGGTTTTAGGCGATTATCACAGTGAACATTCATCACATTAAAAAATCCATCACATGGCTGAAAAAGACCTGAGCATTATTCTCGTCCACGGGGCGTGGGGAGACGGTTCCCATTGGCGGCATGTCATTCCGCTGCTGCACAAAGCGGGCTACAAGGTGCGGGCGGCGCAGAACCCGCTGACGTCATTGGAAGACGACATCAACAAAACGAAAGACCTGATCGACAACCAGGACGGCAAGGTGTTGCTGGTGGGGCATTCCTACGGCGGCGCCGTGATCACCGGGGCGGGGCTGCATGAGAAGGTGGCCGGCCTGGTGTATATTGCCGCATTTGCGCCCGACAAAGGCGACAGCCTGGGCGGCATCTTTTCGCGCCGCGAACAGCCACCCGGCGGCGCCAGCATCTATCCCGATGAAAAGGGCGTTTTATGGATCCGGTACGACGAGTTTCACACCAACTTCTGCGCGGATGTGCCGGAAGAAGATGCGCTGGTGATGTCGCTCTCACAGAAAGCCATTAACGGCCGGTGTTTCGGGGATGCCACCGGCGAGCCTGCCTGGAAAACCAAACCCAGCTGGTACCAGGTGTCTGACCAGGACCGCATGATACCGCCCGTCACCCAGCAGGAAATGGCCGATCATATCGGCGCCAAAAAGATCATCCATCTCGATGCCAGCCATGCATCGCTGGCATCGCAGGCAAAAGCGGTGGCCGGGCTCATACTGGAAGCCGCAAAAGCGGTATAGCCCATATCGTAAAACGGGCCGGCTGTCTATGACAACCGGCCCGTTGATATCCGTTCCTCTTCCTTACTTAATCCAATACCCCGAATTTACCGAGGTTGTAATCCATGATCGCCTGTTCTATTTCTTCTTTGGTGTTCATCACGAACGGCCCGTAACTCACGATCGGTTCGTTGATGGGCTCGCCGCTGAGCACCAGCACCACGGCATTTTTGTCTGCCGTCAGTTCAAGCTCCTCTCCTTCGTTCCCGAACAATACGAAGCTGTGTTCCGCTACAGGTGTGCCGTTGATGGTGATGTTCCCGTTGATGACCAGCAGGGCGGTGTTATGCGTAGCCGGGATGCTGGTTTTGAATGCGCCGCCTGCGTTGAGGCGCACGTCGAAGAGGTTCACCGGGGTGTAGGTGCTGGCCGCGCCGGATACGCCGTTGGCATTGCCGGCGATGACGTTCACCACGCCGCCGTCGTTGTCCAGCACGAGTTTACCCATTTTATCGGCCGTGAGCGCCTGGTAATGCGGGTCCACGGATTTATCTTTTTTCGGGAGGTTCACCCAGAGCTGCACCATTTCGAAGGGGCCGCCTTTCCTGGAGAACGATTCCTCGTGAAATTCCTTGTGCAGGATGCCGTTGCCGGCCGTCATCCACTGTACGTCGCCGGGGTTGATGACACCGCTGCTGCCGCTGCTGTCGTAATGCGCCACGCTGCCTTTGTAGGCGATGGTCACCGTTTCGAAACCTTTGTGGGGATGCACGTCTACGCCGCGGATATGATCGGACGGGCCGAAGTCGTATTCCGCGTTAAAATCGAGCATTAAAAAAGGGCTGATGCGTTTCTGCAGAATACCTGCGCCGGGGATGAAGTTGAACACCCGGAAACCGTCGCCCACCATACCGGGCCTTGCAGGTTTTGCCGCTATTTTCTCGATGATCTTTTTCATGGTTTACTCCTTTATTTCTTTACACAAAGGTATTGATGGCGCCGTTGCCCCATCTTGATGTATGATAAGACCGGTGTTTCGGGACGGCGGATGATGCGACTGTCCCGATGGATGTTTCGTGAGTATTGCGGGTTAACAGGAACAGGCGCCTACTTCCCGAAGTTCTTCCTCGCCAGCTCTTTTCTCACGCGGCTGAGGGTTTCGGGGGTGATGCCCAGGTACGAGGCCACCATCAGCTGGGGCACACGCAACATCACATTGGGGTACATATGAATAAAGGAAAGATAGCGCTCTTCCGCGGTGGCGGCCAGCAGCGAGGCGATGCGCTGCTGCATGTGGCGGGCGGTGTTGTGAAGGAGGTAAATGTTGTACCGGGCGTAAGCGGGGCAAATTTCCTGTGCCCTGTCCATAAAATTTCGGTTCACCACCACTACTTCCGCGTCTTCCACCACATCCACATAAAAAGTAGCCGGTTCCCCAAAATACATCGCGCCCCGGTCGCCAATCCACCAGTTTTCCGGCGCGAACTGGATGATGTGCTCCTTCCCTTTTTCGTCGGTGGCATAGGCCCTTAGGAGGCCCTTGCTGACAAAATAACCGTTATCCGAGGTATCGCCCGGCTTTACGAGGATGCGGCCTTTGGGGTACGAGCGCGGCGTCACTTCGCGGCTGAGCTGTTCGAACTGCTCGTCTGTAATGGGCGTATGGTCTTGCAGGTATTTCTTGAAAACGGTCAGCATGCCGCTAAATTAATGGATTTTGAGGGCCGGATGAAGGGTGCCCGGCTTCTCCTGTAAATCCGTGTCTTGCAACCAGGGTGCCACTACCGGCGACCGGGTAGCGCCGCAGCCACCGGCACAGCATATGCCTCCGGTACCCATTCCCATTTGCTGCCTTCCGGCTTCACATACCCGATGCCGGGCCAGGGGAAGTGATAGGCAAATACCTTCGTCT encodes:
- a CDS encoding alpha/beta fold hydrolase, producing the protein MAEKDLSIILVHGAWGDGSHWRHVIPLLHKAGYKVRAAQNPLTSLEDDINKTKDLIDNQDGKVLLVGHSYGGAVITGAGLHEKVAGLVYIAAFAPDKGDSLGGIFSRREQPPGGASIYPDEKGVLWIRYDEFHTNFCADVPEEDALVMSLSQKAINGRCFGDATGEPAWKTKPSWYQVSDQDRMIPPVTQQEMADHIGAKKIIHLDASHASLASQAKAVAGLILEAAKAV
- a CDS encoding SusC/RagA family TonB-linked outer membrane protein encodes the protein MKLFSYKHLQPAGALFLLLCAAPRPAAAQSDSTVRVAYGSQPYNQVASSVASVGGAELRKTNTASLSNALIGRLPGVAIMNNGGAPGFDDPDIFIRGRHTTLNNGFLVLVDGIQINSLSYISPDEIESVTVLKDAAALALFGAKGANGALMVTTKRGRASDRINISFNARYGVQAPTLLPKFARSYDYARLYNEALRNDGQQPLYTGQDLEGYRTGADPYLYPDVNWYDEVLRKNSPMQDYSLTFDGGGETAKYFLMLGFMNNQGLYAHTDGEHNANISFRRINFRANVDINVTRSLTVQVGLGGNMQDRKFPPIGTEDHWRYMATYAPNLYPVRTPDGKITGTANFPYNPVGYLLEKGYQSRHDRNIQSFVRGTQRLDFLTSGLEIFGALLFDNEFNSRYDKTRNYAYYEPVRRTGANGQPEVVFVQRGLDTDLTVSSGNNYENNRIIFNGGFNYKRRFNAHGLGAMVMFQRDRYTVVGNQSPFAMENLMGRLMYDYNEKYFAELAFSYSGTENYAPGRRYGFFPALSAGWLLHKENFLANSRAVNYLKLRASAGLTGNDRGAARFGYNQYWGTQSSQGYYFGTGNSFSEALVQLAMANPNITWEKGMIYNVGADAAFLRNRLSVSLDVYRENRYDILVNMGNVMPALAGIPSVAFENRGKVLSYGTEVSATYKDKTGSVNWFAGAQFAFARNRILENYDVPRKEAYSSRKNRPVGQYFGLEAIGFFRNESDIASSPVQTFSNVRPGDLKYKDQNNDGIIDVNDEVAIGRHSYPEINFSFNAGASYRGVNLELFFQGMANRTVYLEGYMFQPFVNNANISTWAAEGRWTPETHASATFPRLTTQPNPNNYRTSDFWFRSGSFLRLRNVELGYTFPDKMLGKARMKGLRLYVSGLNLLSWDDLDVKVDPETLSIGYPVIKTYSTGLSVNF
- a CDS encoding RagB/SusD family nutrient uptake outer membrane protein, giving the protein MRRNVLLTGSLLVLIMLFGACRKYLEKPVSSEVTIKEVFESKDKAEQFLWNVYSTCSIFEFPYFWDAGFNGYYHYGATYTILAAACDEADAYANYTGAEAFNKGNWGPTDIYWFEFRSEFCYKGIRNANIFIENIDRSPFTDTEKAAMKAEAVFLRALMHFDLMQRLGGVAIADKVLSVSGAADIPNVTIPRSTFEETVEFIVKSCDDAAKDLPNNYDSRFRGRITKGAALALKARTLLYAASPLFNSNDTYVPVGNPALRAMVGYADGYKVERWKRAADASKAVLDWARTESSGCALYMGKNNAVDRYEEIFINPNVSEIILDAGLMGLNSTNYFVRFMTPGTVVYTGTDPVNIGVTFNFAKFYQKADGTEQTWNETPGTAYPYAQYVQKLGELEPRFQASVFQSGTEWARGTGTRYHFYEQSARQLNLYNGVGFLRKFVKGVSNGSSPAPRWITFRLAEFYLNYAEALNESNGPSSEITAAVNEIRARVNMPPVAYTSQAEMREKIRRERAVELAFEQHRYFDVRRWKIAGQEGVMKGGMYSLKLYGGAAPTYKLEKFEDRAWSDKMYLYPFRVSEVELGYIVQNPGW
- a CDS encoding pirin family protein, whose product is MKKIIEKIAAKPARPGMVGDGFRVFNFIPGAGILQKRISPFLMLDFNAEYDFGPSDHIRGVDVHPHKGFETVTIAYKGSVAHYDSSGSSGVINPGDVQWMTAGNGILHKEFHEESFSRKGGPFEMVQLWVNLPKKDKSVDPHYQALTADKMGKLVLDNDGGVVNVIAGNANGVSGAASTYTPVNLFDVRLNAGGAFKTSIPATHNTALLVINGNITINGTPVAEHSFVLFGNEGEELELTADKNAVVLVLSGEPINEPIVSYGPFVMNTKEEIEQAIMDYNLGKFGVLD
- a CDS encoding Crp/Fnr family transcriptional regulator, with amino-acid sequence MLTVFKKYLQDHTPITDEQFEQLSREVTPRSYPKGRILVKPGDTSDNGYFVSKGLLRAYATDEKGKEHIIQFAPENWWIGDRGAMYFGEPATFYVDVVEDAEVVVVNRNFMDRAQEICPAYARYNIYLLHNTARHMQQRIASLLAATAEERYLSFIHMYPNVMLRVPQLMVASYLGITPETLSRVRKELARKNFGK
- a CDS encoding SusC/RagA family TonB-linked outer membrane protein, which codes for MKNIILIFTWVFSLLFFEHAMSQTIAVKGRVTDGNQPLPGVSVKIKNTSTGTVTNANGEFSLNAAGTDILIFTFVGYRVREVPVGGRAVINETLSATDSQLGEVVVVGYGVQKKVTTTGAIASVTGKDLVKAPVAGISNALVGLASGITAVQNSGEFGSDKATILIRGMATLNASGRGPLIMIDGVERETYNNLDPNEIETINILKDASATAVFGVRGANGVILITTRQGKVGKPQINVTSNLAAIQPTVLPELLTSYDYALLRNEAQRNMGLAPSFTDEDIRLYRTGEDPVFHPSKNWIRELVKPFSFQQSYNANISGGTEKLRYFTSLGYFNQSGGYHQPEQDFGFPYKHTYDKYNIRMNFDFNPVKELNIAVKLGNQITNNTIPNGGAWGAFDKAATQPPMTSPGFVDGKYIEKINGLPAGVPNFNPWGQAGPTSTGGAFITEDYSSTLNTNLAISYDLHRITPGLSVRAMGSYDSYYLKNAVRRKYFPAYTITRDPVDPAKYTMYRSTDGGPYYNLSEGVAESNKWRKLYTEAAIDYKRTFGRHTVTGLVLGNFQRGHYPSMQFGLPTTYLGLVSRVTYDYKNRYLAEFNMGYNGSENFPENSRFGFFPAVSLGWVVTEEAFLPKNDVLTFLKIRGSYGEVGNDKIGGDRYLYLNGPYALNNGGYQAVVFGEAGTNMSRFNMYREGKLGNPDVTWERARKMNIGAEIKLLRDRLSFTGDYFQEKRDNILWVLSTVPELVAVPLPPANIGKVENRGYEVELGWNDRAGALTYWAKGSYSFARNKIIFQDEPTKAHEWMQRTGRRMGQYFGLTFEGFYNTQAEIDDPKRPKSEWEGTGLKPGDMKYKDLNGDGRINSNDMGPVGFSDWPEIAYSISAGASCKGFDFSVLFQGTENVSVSFSSSAAYPFTASWGSAQQWHLERWTPERYAAGEKITFPRVELSPDRQHNYQPSSFWVQDASYIRLKNAEIGYRFSSGALRRIGLQSMRVYLSGNNLITWTSMKYAKDPDARELWGRVYPSMRVYNGGVNFQF